A single genomic interval of Ischnura elegans chromosome 3, ioIscEleg1.1, whole genome shotgun sequence harbors:
- the LOC124156600 gene encoding ribosomal RNA small subunit methyltransferase NEP1, giving the protein MGKKRKFHNEEDEYEIDPLPKHLQVAHVKNQEKRLIIILEGAQLESAKVGNTFELLNCDDHVNILKKNNREPGSCRPDIVHQCLLMLLDSPLNRAALLQVYIHTEKNVLIEINPQTRIPRTFKRFAGLMVQLLHKFSIRASDGPMKLLKVISNPVTQHLPVGVKKISTSFSAKKVVNPRELVPAEEEPIVIVVGAMAHGKVNVDYSEDEVSISNYPLSAALTCTKLCSAFEEAWKVL; this is encoded by the exons ATGGGGAAGAAGAGGAAATTCCACAATGAAGAGGATGAGTATGAAATTGATCCTTTACCTAAACACTTACAAGTAGCTCATgtaaaaaaccaagagaaaaggttaattattattttagaagGTGCACAACTGGAATCAGCGAAG GTGGGGAATACATTCGAGTTGCTTAACTGTGATGaccatgtaaatattttaaagaaaaataacagGGAGCCTGGATCTTGTCGACCGGACATTGTGCATCAATGTTTACTAATGTTGCTTGATAGTCCCCTCAATAGGGCTGCTCTTCTGCAGGTTTATATTCATACAGAAAAGAATgtgttaattgaaattaatccTCAGACGAGGATACCAagaacatttaaaagattcgCTGGACTGATGG TTCAGTTGCTGCACAAGTTTAGCATCCGTGCGTCAGATGGCCCAATGAAGCTTCTGAAAGTTATCAGCAATCCAGTGACTCAGCATTTACCTGTGGGAGTGAAAAAGATATCGACTTCCTTCTCAGCAAAGAAAGTTGTGAACCCAAGGGAGCTGGTTCCAGCAGAAGAAGAACCCATTGTGATTGTAGTTGGTGCAATGGCCCATGGAAAG GTCAATGTGGATTACTCTGAGGATGAAGTTTCTATCAGTAACTACCCTCTATCAGCAGCTTTAACATGTACAAAGTTATGCTCTGCCTTTGAGGAAGCGTGGAAAGTTCTCTGA